The Arcobacter sp. F2176 DNA segment CAGCTATTACACCAATGTGGGATCCAGAAAGATTGGGATTTAAACTAGTAGCTAGTCCAAGACATGCAGATATTTTACTTTGTTCAGGACCAGTTACTAGACAAATGTATTATCCACTCTTAAGAGCATATGAAGCAACTCCAGATCCAAAAGTAGTAGTAGCAATTGGTGCTTGTGGTTCTAGTGGAGGAATATTTCATGATGCTTATAGTGTTTGGGGTGGAATTGACAAAGTTATACCTGTAGATGTTTATATTCCAGGATGTCCTCCTCATCCTGCAACTATTATACATGGATTGGCTTCTGCTCTTGGAATTTTAGATCAAAAACTACAATTCAAGGAGCATACACAAGATAGCGATGAAGCAATTCTTGTAGAAGATTCATTAATAGGAAATATTCTTTTTGAAAGAGATATTTTAATCGAATCAAAAAGATTGATGAGTTATTTTTTTGGTAGAAAACTTTATGAAAAATATATAAGTGCACTAAAAAAATCAACTGATATTAAAAATATTAAAAAAACTAAGGAGGTAATTGAAATATATAGTAGTGAAGAAGAAGATTCAAGATATGAAGAGTGTATGAAAAGACTTCATAATAATGTTTATTTGAGATATATGAAACAGTTTGCACCCATAAAAGACGATTATAAATTTATAATATAAGAAGTTTAAGATGATTGAAATATGTAAATTAACAAAAAGAAGAGTGGAACCCACATCAAATGAGTTACCTCAAAAATATGAACAAGTGAAAATTTTTTCTATGTCTGTTGGCCATGGTGTTGGCACAATTGATTTTATGGAATGTATAGAAGAGATAAAAGAAGAAGATTACAAAAAACTTATAGAACAATGTGAGGATTATGCACAGTTTAAATTAGGAAATTTAACTAAATATTTTGAAGTTGAAATT contains these protein-coding regions:
- a CDS encoding NADH-quinone oxidoreductase subunit B family protein: MSKTYVVPTEIENSNTLEAKLEHLKNIKRSFNVYRVDCGSCNGCEIEVFAAITPMWDPERLGFKLVASPRHADILLCSGPVTRQMYYPLLRAYEATPDPKVVVAIGACGSSGGIFHDAYSVWGGIDKVIPVDVYIPGCPPHPATIIHGLASALGILDQKLQFKEHTQDSDEAILVEDSLIGNILFERDILIESKRLMSYFFGRKLYEKYISALKKSTDIKNIKKTKEVIEIYSSEEEDSRYEECMKRLHNNVYLRYMKQFAPIKDDYKFII
- a CDS encoding formate hydrogenlyase maturation HycH family protein, whose protein sequence is MIEICKLTKRRVEPTSNELPQKYEQVKIFSMSVGHGVGTIDFMECIEEIKEEDYKKLIEQCEDYAQFKLGNLTKYFEVEIFPEHAQKLIPQMPDCSLKDIFSSLEEGFIVIRKSI